In Hallerella succinigenes, the following are encoded in one genomic region:
- a CDS encoding IS630 family transposase, whose product MEKDDARKNVQSLLEKRKTIVKMKKAGFKKSKIAETCGVSRPMVDAVLSLYEKGGMNALKPKTRGRKEREKRLLSANQESEIQKLIRDKRPEQLKFKFALWTREAVAELVRSKFGVKLAKRTVGDYLKRWNFTPQKPIVRAYEQNPEAVKKWLEEEYPKIKADAVCENAEIHWADETAIVNTDVRGRSYAPCGQTPVVKAPGCRERFSMISAVNNRGKCHWMMIDGAFDATKLIDFMTALVKDVYADGKGKKVFLVMDNLRVHHSKPVKEWLEANTDKISVFYLPSYSPELNPDERLNADLKHEISSNAPARTREKLRSHAESHMKMVSNSPERVIKYFGDKHVSYAA is encoded by the coding sequence ATGGAAAAAGATGATGCAAGAAAGAATGTCCAGAGCCTTCTCGAAAAACGGAAGACAATCGTAAAAATGAAGAAGGCGGGATTCAAGAAAAGCAAGATCGCAGAGACCTGCGGCGTGAGCCGCCCCATGGTGGATGCAGTTCTATCGCTTTACGAGAAAGGCGGGATGAATGCGCTCAAGCCGAAGACAAGGGGCCGCAAGGAAAGGGAAAAAAGGCTCCTTTCCGCCAATCAAGAATCCGAGATACAGAAACTAATCCGGGACAAGCGTCCCGAACAGCTCAAGTTCAAGTTCGCCCTCTGGACCCGCGAAGCGGTTGCGGAGCTTGTCCGCAGCAAATTTGGAGTGAAGCTGGCCAAGAGAACGGTCGGCGACTACCTCAAAAGATGGAACTTCACCCCGCAAAAACCGATTGTCCGCGCGTACGAGCAAAACCCCGAAGCGGTGAAGAAGTGGCTCGAAGAGGAATACCCGAAAATAAAGGCCGATGCGGTATGCGAGAATGCGGAAATCCACTGGGCGGACGAGACCGCCATCGTGAACACGGATGTCCGTGGCCGCAGCTACGCCCCCTGCGGGCAGACCCCGGTCGTGAAGGCTCCCGGATGCAGGGAGCGCTTTTCCATGATATCGGCGGTGAACAATCGCGGGAAGTGCCACTGGATGATGATTGACGGGGCGTTCGACGCGACGAAGCTCATCGACTTCATGACGGCTCTGGTGAAGGATGTGTATGCAGACGGGAAAGGGAAGAAAGTGTTTCTCGTGATGGACAACCTGAGGGTTCACCACAGCAAGCCGGTAAAGGAATGGCTTGAAGCGAACACGGACAAGATAAGCGTATTCTACCTGCCCAGCTACAGTCCCGAGCTGAATCCTGACGAACGTCTTAATGCCGACCTGAAACACGAAATATCTTCCAACGCACCGGCTCGGACTCGCGAAAAGCTACGCTCCCATGCGGAATCCCACATGAAAATGGTGAGCAACAGCCCTGAACGAGTAATCAAGTATTTTGGCGACAAGCATGTCTCTTATGCAGC
- a CDS encoding MvaI/BcnI family restriction endonuclease encodes MFCKVFICLIYNTDINADTAIGRQVESLLGISMNNSDNPDYKGIELKSFRSNRPNIKKNLFCKVPDWDISCLKSGAAIVEKYGYVSGGVKSYRNTLYCKSPNSQNLRLNVNYLDSLLEIEEDKILENSEFKKIADVAVWRLQSLHSKLLKKHHETFWIEVNSRRADDEREQFMFTKIEHTRNPIIPQFDTLLEQSLITVDLLLGRPRDKKGGDCVSFKIKKSAAGLLFPESKIYDFSTL; translated from the coding sequence TTGTTTTGTAAAGTATTTATCTGCCTAATCTATAATACAGACATAAATGCGGATACGGCGATTGGACGTCAAGTAGAATCATTGCTCGGAATTAGTATGAATAATTCGGATAACCCGGATTATAAAGGAATTGAATTAAAAAGTTTTCGTAGCAACCGCCCAAATATTAAGAAAAACCTTTTTTGTAAGGTTCCCGATTGGGATATTAGTTGTTTGAAAAGTGGTGCAGCAATAGTAGAGAAGTATGGCTATGTTTCTGGAGGAGTGAAATCCTATAGGAATACTCTTTATTGTAAATCTCCAAATTCCCAAAACTTGCGTCTCAATGTTAATTATTTAGATTCCTTGTTGGAAATAGAAGAAGATAAAATTCTAGAGAATAGTGAATTTAAGAAAATTGCGGATGTCGCTGTTTGGAGACTACAGTCTCTCCATAGTAAACTTTTGAAAAAACATCATGAAACTTTTTGGATTGAAGTTAATTCTCGCAGGGCAGATGATGAACGAGAACAGTTCATGTTCACAAAAATAGAGCATACAAGAAATCCAATAATTCCCCAGTTTGATACGTTGCTTGAACAAAGTTTGATCACTGTAGATTTGCTACTGGGACGTCCACGAGATAAAAAAGGTGGAGATTGCGTAAGTTTCAAAATAAAGAAATCTGCGGCAGGACTTCTTTTCCCAGAAAGCAAAATCTACGACTTTTCAACCTTGTAA
- a CDS encoding tRNA threonylcarbamoyladenosine dehydratase, with amino-acid sequence MNTDFEFLARVERLLGASALQEVTQKRVIVFGVGGVGSWCVESLVRSGIQKITIVDSDCVCVSNLNRQLMATTKTVGAVKVEALKQRLLEINPHAEIDAHREVFSAETAESFKLDEYDYIIDAIDSLKDKAHLILTACKTKAKFFSSMGAALKLDPTKIQVAEFWKVQGCPLARALRTKFRSMHILPAKKFKCVFSEELLQNQGGTDESDPRKAQINGALSHITAIYGFTIAGLVVKDIVDKFKALEKFKTSI; translated from the coding sequence ATGAATACGGATTTTGAATTTTTGGCTCGCGTCGAGCGTCTTCTGGGCGCCTCTGCTTTGCAGGAGGTGACTCAAAAACGTGTCATTGTTTTTGGCGTGGGCGGTGTCGGTTCGTGGTGCGTCGAAAGCCTTGTGCGGTCAGGAATTCAAAAAATAACGATTGTGGATAGTGACTGTGTTTGCGTTTCCAATCTGAACCGTCAGTTGATGGCGACGACAAAGACAGTAGGCGCTGTGAAAGTAGAAGCCTTGAAACAGCGTCTTCTCGAAATCAATCCGCATGCAGAAATCGATGCGCATAGGGAAGTCTTTTCTGCGGAAACGGCGGAAAGCTTTAAGCTTGATGAATACGATTACATCATCGACGCCATTGATTCTTTAAAGGATAAGGCGCACCTGATTTTGACTGCCTGTAAGACAAAGGCGAAGTTCTTTTCTTCGATGGGCGCCGCCTTAAAACTCGACCCGACAAAAATCCAAGTCGCAGAATTTTGGAAGGTGCAGGGCTGCCCGCTTGCGCGGGCGCTGCGGACCAAGTTCCGCTCTATGCATATTTTGCCGGCGAAAAAATTCAAGTGCGTTTTCAGTGAAGAACTTTTGCAAAACCAGGGCGGTACAGACGAAAGCGATCCGCGAAAGGCACAGATCAACGGGGCGCTTTCGCACATCACCGCAATTTACGGTTTCACCATCGCGGGGCTTGTCGTCAAAGATATTGTTGATAAATTTAAAGCTTTGGAAAAATTCAAAACTTCTATTTAA
- a CDS encoding OmpP1/FadL family transporter, giving the protein MRNPMHITKLLPLFATAAFAGGIMHNTNQSTDFVRNFAQDASISNSAVYYNPAGTAFADDGLFVSVNSQTVWQTREIETDLLGDYEGESFVPVMPSILLNWHRGNFAVSGGFFLIGGGGEAKFYDGLPMIDQLISAMITAQSSANPALAKLAAAAGISNPTDLFSAKFTGKQYVYAWQLGASYRFFDMFSAFLGARFNYADNAYEGTMKSSIDNETLNALFTKTLLDCEQTGWGITPIASLGFHYKKLSAGIKYEHNTSIEMETDTEEIDATVAATMPQFTDGAKTDNDLPAILSVGVSYAWFDWLRTGIGYHHYFDTFASYPNDKQDDLDGDENEFVFGIEADIVEQLTVSLGLQRTLYGITDEYINDLSFVTDSWSIGGGLAFRFTPKFQVQIGYMETIYEDYKKKEATGITKTYDRTSHNIAVGLDFKI; this is encoded by the coding sequence ATGAGAAATCCAATGCATATCACCAAACTTCTTCCGCTGTTTGCAACCGCTGCCTTTGCCGGCGGCATTATGCACAACACAAACCAGTCCACGGACTTCGTTCGAAACTTTGCCCAGGACGCCTCCATTTCTAACTCCGCCGTTTATTACAACCCGGCGGGAACAGCTTTCGCAGACGACGGACTTTTCGTTTCGGTCAACAGCCAAACCGTTTGGCAGACCCGAGAAATCGAAACCGACCTTCTTGGCGATTATGAAGGGGAATCTTTTGTTCCGGTGATGCCTAGCATTCTCTTGAACTGGCACCGCGGAAACTTTGCCGTGTCCGGCGGTTTCTTTTTAATCGGAGGCGGTGGAGAAGCCAAATTCTATGACGGTCTCCCGATGATCGACCAGCTCATTTCCGCGATGATTACAGCCCAGTCCAGCGCTAATCCGGCTCTTGCAAAGCTCGCCGCGGCTGCAGGGATTTCAAACCCGACCGATCTTTTTAGCGCAAAATTTACCGGCAAGCAATACGTTTACGCTTGGCAACTCGGTGCCAGTTACCGCTTCTTCGATATGTTCTCCGCATTCCTCGGCGCCCGTTTCAACTACGCCGACAATGCATACGAAGGAACCATGAAGTCCTCGATCGACAACGAAACGCTGAACGCCCTGTTCACCAAAACGCTTCTCGATTGCGAACAGACCGGTTGGGGCATTACTCCCATCGCAAGCCTCGGTTTCCACTACAAAAAACTTTCCGCAGGCATCAAGTACGAGCACAACACTTCCATTGAAATGGAAACCGACACCGAAGAAATCGATGCGACAGTCGCCGCCACAATGCCTCAATTTACAGACGGCGCAAAAACGGACAACGACCTTCCGGCCATCCTTTCTGTCGGCGTCAGCTACGCATGGTTCGACTGGCTCCGCACGGGCATCGGATACCATCATTACTTCGACACTTTCGCCAGCTATCCCAACGACAAGCAAGACGATTTGGACGGTGACGAAAATGAATTCGTCTTCGGCATCGAAGCCGACATCGTGGAACAGCTCACGGTTTCCCTCGGACTCCAACGGACACTCTACGGAATCACCGATGAATATATTAACGACCTGAGCTTCGTGACCGATTCCTGGTCGATCGGCGGAGGCCTCGCATTCCGTTTTACTCCAAAATTCCAAGTCCAAATCGGTTACATGGAAACGATCTACGAAGATTACAAGAAAAAGGAAGCCACTGGCATCACGAAAACGTATGATAGAACAAGTCACAACATCGCTGTCGGACTTGACTTCAAGATTTAA
- a CDS encoding nuclease-related domain-containing protein: protein MQLDRADEGALIGLAYGTYTFEVWHRGLFCLKPRLVRKIKLVHNKVTENEWNYAVKLDAEAKFLRSMPDDAEKRHRNAEFLTDSILFRASKGTYFKILNNVYLLRNSLNDTTHIDSVLIHPTGLYLFENVQKTGWIYGDANSKSWHATKMKENVNRESNFENPMARSVRNEEALRRMFEGVDFSSIPCFSYIVFDDKAVLKEIPESTVNRKFVLRSQLLQSLLRTFSLATPVFSENEIGEFAKELAALSDQFSDY from the coding sequence GTGCAGCTGGATCGTGCCGATGAAGGCGCGTTAATCGGCCTTGCCTATGGGACTTATACGTTTGAAGTCTGGCATCGGGGCCTTTTCTGCTTAAAGCCTCGCCTGGTGCGGAAAATCAAGCTTGTTCATAATAAGGTTACCGAAAATGAGTGGAATTATGCGGTAAAGTTGGATGCGGAAGCAAAGTTTTTGCGTTCGATGCCGGATGATGCGGAAAAACGGCATCGCAATGCGGAATTCTTGACGGATTCGATTTTGTTTCGGGCTTCAAAAGGAACCTATTTTAAAATTCTGAATAACGTCTACTTGCTGCGAAACAGCCTGAACGATACGACGCATATTGACTCAGTGCTCATTCACCCGACGGGACTTTACCTGTTTGAAAATGTGCAGAAAACCGGCTGGATTTACGGAGATGCCAATTCCAAATCCTGGCATGCGACGAAAATGAAGGAAAACGTGAACCGGGAATCGAACTTTGAAAATCCGATGGCGCGCAGTGTAAGAAATGAAGAGGCTTTGCGGCGTATGTTCGAGGGCGTGGACTTTTCTTCGATTCCGTGCTTTTCGTATATCGTCTTTGACGATAAGGCGGTGTTGAAAGAAATTCCTGAAAGTACGGTGAACCGCAAATTCGTTTTAAGATCCCAGCTGTTGCAGAGCTTGTTGCGGACGTTTAGTTTGGCGACTCCGGTTTTTTCGGAAAATGAAATCGGCGAGTTCGCAAAAGAACTCGCCGCATTGTCCGATCAATTTTCGGATTACTAA
- a CDS encoding LemA family protein, whose amino-acid sequence MSFGLVILVAIVIIVIAIISIYNSLVRLRNNRENAFADIDVHLKQRHDLIPQLVECVKGYVKHESETLEAVTKARAGAMTANTVDEKIAAESKLTSALNGLKVSLEAYPDLKANQNFIQLQEEIADIENKLAASRRFFNSATKEYNNQVQTFPANIFASAFGFHKEPMFDVGESRASLEEAPKVQF is encoded by the coding sequence ATGAGTTTTGGGCTCGTTATTCTCGTCGCGATCGTCATTATCGTCATCGCCATCATCAGCATTTACAATTCGCTCGTCCGCTTGCGCAATAACCGCGAAAACGCCTTCGCCGACATCGATGTGCATTTAAAACAGCGCCACGACCTGATTCCGCAACTCGTCGAATGCGTCAAAGGCTACGTCAAGCACGAAAGCGAAACCTTAGAGGCGGTGACAAAAGCCCGTGCCGGTGCCATGACCGCAAACACGGTCGACGAGAAGATCGCCGCCGAAAGCAAGCTCACCTCCGCCTTGAACGGATTGAAGGTTTCCCTCGAAGCCTATCCGGATCTGAAGGCGAACCAGAACTTCATTCAGCTCCAAGAAGAAATCGCGGACATCGAAAACAAGCTCGCCGCAAGCCGTCGCTTCTTCAATTCCGCTACCAAGGAATACAACAACCAGGTTCAAACCTTCCCGGCAAACATCTTTGCTAGCGCCTTCGGCTTCCACAAGGAACCTATGTTCGACGTGGGTGAATCCCGCGCATCGCTTGAAGAAGCTCCAAAAGTCCAGTTCTAA
- a CDS encoding M48 family metallopeptidase encodes MAKEYVGLQKQITRNNRSCVIMLLSFPAIVLGLIYAACYVWAFSEQLNSLVAIPWKEHAFEYFTQVGPIAFLCILAWFLIAYFYNVSIISYSTGARSIERKENKRVYNLIENLCVATGTSMPKVQIIDVPTMNAYASGINESTYTIALTQGIIDNLDDEELESVIAHELSHIRNNDARVMIVSIVFVGIFLLLAQLFYYLIRSGIASAGSSSRKRGKGAGSLLLLCFVLMILCYFAYLLSFFIRFAVSRKREYLADAGSAEITHKPWALARALRKISGNSDIPGIKDSAVSPLFIDSSEDASFFNFFTSTHPPIEKRIEFLEQL; translated from the coding sequence ATGGCGAAAGAATATGTTGGATTGCAAAAGCAGATCACGCGTAACAATCGCAGTTGCGTGATTATGCTTTTATCTTTTCCGGCCATCGTCCTCGGGTTAATTTATGCGGCATGCTACGTCTGGGCGTTCAGCGAACAGTTGAACAGTCTGGTCGCCATCCCATGGAAAGAACACGCTTTTGAATATTTTACCCAGGTAGGCCCAATCGCATTCCTGTGCATTCTCGCCTGGTTTCTCATCGCGTACTTCTACAACGTCTCGATCATCAGCTATTCTACAGGCGCCCGCAGCATTGAACGCAAAGAAAACAAGCGCGTATATAACCTGATTGAAAACCTCTGTGTCGCCACAGGCACGAGCATGCCCAAGGTTCAAATCATCGACGTTCCCACGATGAACGCCTACGCAAGCGGCATCAACGAAAGCACTTATACAATCGCTCTCACCCAGGGCATTATCGACAACCTCGACGACGAAGAACTCGAAAGCGTCATCGCACACGAACTTTCACACATTCGAAACAACGATGCCCGCGTCATGATCGTTTCAATTGTCTTTGTCGGCATCTTTTTGTTGCTCGCCCAGCTTTTTTATTACCTGATCCGTTCAGGCATTGCAAGCGCCGGAAGTTCTTCCCGTAAAAGGGGAAAGGGAGCAGGTTCCCTATTGCTTCTTTGTTTTGTTTTAATGATCCTTTGCTACTTCGCCTATCTGCTCTCGTTCTTCATCCGTTTTGCGGTCAGCCGGAAGCGGGAATATTTGGCGGACGCCGGCAGTGCCGAAATCACGCACAAGCCTTGGGCTCTCGCCAGAGCCCTGCGGAAAATTTCCGGAAATTCCGATATTCCGGGCATTAAAGACTCCGCCGTATCGCCACTTTTTATCGACTCTTCAGAAGATGCAAGTTTTTTCAACTTCTTTACCAGCACACATCCGCCCATTGAAAAGCGAATCGAATTTCTTGAACAACTCTAA
- the prfA gene encoding peptide chain release factor 1 — protein sequence MLDAAQKVIEKYEELESELASPDVIADQAKYTKLQKQYKGLEKSCLKAKEFVQLSSDLQEWKQVLAGNDPELSEAAKEEIPPIEKRIEELENELQILMVPKEPWDFRNATLEIRAGTGGDESALFAGDLFRMYRGYCDRMGWKMTVQDASEGTVGGYKEIRVFIEGDSVYGTLKFESGVHRVQRVPDTETQGRVHTSAATVAILPEAEEVDVEIREADIHMDTYRSSGAGGQYINKTDSAVRLTHIPTGVVVSCQTERSQLQNRLHAMEMLRSKILDAVIAKKEQAEAASRKALVGTGDRSAKIRTYNFPQNRVTDHRVNLTLYKLDNVMTGDIQELVDALQMAHAQEVLGKLA from the coding sequence ATGTTAGACGCCGCACAAAAAGTCATCGAAAAATACGAAGAACTCGAATCGGAACTCGCCTCTCCGGACGTGATTGCCGATCAAGCTAAATACACCAAGCTCCAGAAGCAGTACAAAGGTCTCGAAAAGAGCTGCCTCAAGGCGAAGGAATTCGTCCAGCTTTCGAGCGATCTGCAGGAATGGAAGCAGGTCCTTGCCGGAAACGACCCGGAACTTTCCGAAGCCGCCAAGGAAGAAATTCCGCCGATTGAAAAGCGAATCGAAGAGCTTGAAAACGAGCTTCAGATTTTGATGGTCCCGAAAGAACCTTGGGACTTCCGCAATGCGACTCTCGAAATTCGCGCAGGTACCGGCGGCGACGAATCCGCCCTGTTTGCAGGAGACCTCTTCCGCATGTACCGCGGTTACTGCGATCGGATGGGATGGAAGATGACCGTACAAGATGCTTCTGAAGGAACCGTCGGCGGATACAAGGAAATCCGAGTCTTTATCGAAGGGGACAGCGTCTACGGCACGCTCAAGTTTGAAAGCGGCGTGCACCGCGTGCAGCGCGTTCCGGATACCGAAACGCAGGGCCGCGTTCATACGTCCGCGGCAACCGTCGCCATTCTCCCGGAAGCAGAAGAAGTCGATGTGGAAATCCGCGAAGCCGACATCCACATGGACACGTACCGTTCTTCGGGCGCTGGCGGTCAGTACATCAACAAAACCGACTCCGCCGTTCGACTCACCCACATTCCGACAGGCGTCGTGGTGAGCTGCCAAACGGAACGTTCGCAGTTGCAGAACCGTTTGCACGCTATGGAAATGCTCCGTTCCAAAATCTTGGATGCGGTCATTGCCAAAAAAGAACAGGCCGAAGCCGCAAGCCGTAAGGCTCTCGTCGGTACCGGCGACCGTTCCGCTAAAATCCGCACGTACAATTTCCCTCAGAACCGTGTGACCGATCACCGTGTGAACCTCACCCTTTATAAGCTCGACAACGTGATGACGGGAGACATTCAGGAACTTGTCGACGCCCTGCAGATGGCTCACGCCCAGGAAGTTCTTGGAAAGCTCGCATGA